The proteins below are encoded in one region of Paenacidovorax monticola:
- a CDS encoding YkgJ family cysteine cluster protein, with the protein MRSPIAIVDVDRLDTWTRYRAGLCDTCAANCCTMPLEVQMADLVRLELVDPFEAEHEEPKRIAKRLQKAGLIDHFNHKNAIFTMARRASGDCNFLHPQTRLCTVYDKRPETCRLHPQKKSPKPGYCAYGAKALQRR; encoded by the coding sequence ATGCGCTCCCCCATTGCCATCGTCGACGTAGACCGCCTCGACACCTGGACCCGCTACCGCGCCGGCCTGTGTGACACCTGCGCGGCCAACTGCTGCACGATGCCGCTGGAGGTGCAAATGGCGGACCTGGTGCGGCTGGAGCTGGTGGACCCGTTCGAGGCCGAGCACGAGGAGCCCAAGCGCATTGCCAAGCGGCTGCAGAAGGCGGGGCTGATCGACCACTTCAACCACAAGAACGCCATCTTCACGATGGCGCGGCGTGCGAGCGGGGACTGCAATTTTCTGCACCCGCAGACGCGGCTGTGCACGGTGTACGACAAGCGGCCCGAGACCTGCCGCCTGCACCCGCAGAAGAAGAGCCCCAAGCCCGGCTACTGCGCCTATGGGGCCAAGGCGCTGCAGCGCCGCTAG
- a CDS encoding GGDEF domain-containing protein, which produces MPRPSASATPPLEGSTAQCRHELQGRFRALRFAPELESEFVAFLRQSQRRNLLGCMVLALVVLLVFAGLDLPRFHLVQGTPQEPLFYRGILVPRWATVALLAIGTWAVATRRVERRWVPLVLFLMVAYGVQIFVITNVFMNLGLPYATGASLLLVMVVFYPCGLTFYEELAVALTMWVLALGLGVAMLQPAHLGTHWMQVVLMLLALGLSATNGYMREHAMREQYLMRRLLDWEAGHDPQTGLANRRTFSDRGPSGLLQAQREGVPLALALVDVDHFKAYNDRYGHQAGDEALRQVALLLGQQARRPLDLAVRMGGEEFALFAYGTMPPRSARGCSS; this is translated from the coding sequence ATGCCTCGCCCCTCCGCCAGCGCCACGCCGCCGTTGGAAGGCTCCACGGCCCAGTGCCGGCACGAGCTGCAGGGGCGGTTCCGCGCGCTGCGCTTCGCCCCGGAGCTGGAGTCCGAATTCGTCGCCTTCCTGCGCCAGTCGCAGCGCCGCAACCTGCTGGGCTGCATGGTGCTGGCCCTGGTCGTGCTGCTGGTGTTCGCGGGGCTCGACCTGCCGCGCTTTCACCTGGTGCAGGGCACGCCGCAGGAGCCGCTGTTCTACCGCGGCATCCTCGTGCCGCGCTGGGCCACCGTGGCCCTGCTCGCCATTGGTACCTGGGCCGTGGCCACGCGCCGCGTGGAGCGCCGCTGGGTGCCGCTGGTGCTCTTCCTGATGGTGGCCTACGGCGTCCAGATCTTCGTCATCACCAACGTCTTCATGAACCTGGGCCTGCCCTACGCCACGGGGGCCAGCCTGCTGCTGGTGATGGTGGTGTTCTACCCCTGCGGGCTCACCTTCTACGAGGAGCTGGCCGTCGCGCTGACCATGTGGGTGCTGGCGCTGGGCCTGGGCGTGGCCATGCTGCAGCCCGCGCACCTGGGCACGCACTGGATGCAGGTCGTGCTCATGCTGCTGGCGCTGGGCCTGTCGGCCACCAACGGCTACATGCGCGAGCATGCGATGCGCGAGCAGTACCTCATGCGCCGCCTGCTCGACTGGGAGGCGGGCCACGACCCCCAGACCGGGCTGGCCAACCGCCGCACCTTCAGCGACCGGGGCCCCTCCGGTCTGCTGCAGGCGCAGCGCGAGGGGGTGCCGCTCGCGCTCGCGCTGGTCGATGTGGACCATTTCAAGGCCTACAACGACCGCTACGGCCACCAGGCCGGCGACGAGGCGCTGCGCCAGGTGGCCCTGCTGCTGGGCCAGCAGGCCCGCCGCCCGCTGGACCTGGCCGTGCGCATGGGGGGCGAGGAGTTCGCGCTGTTCGCCTACGGGACGATGCCGCCTCGCTCGGCGCGCGGCTGCAGCAGCTGA
- a CDS encoding acylphosphatase, translated as MPETSSATTRLLRIHGLVQGVYYRKSMCDAAQRLGVHGWVRNRRDGSVEALATGPAPAVQALIDWAHEGPPAARVERVEVNEAPPEALAGFIQRETV; from the coding sequence ATGCCTGAAACGTCTTCCGCCACCACCCGGCTCCTGCGCATCCACGGCCTGGTGCAAGGGGTGTACTACCGCAAATCCATGTGCGACGCCGCGCAGCGCCTGGGCGTGCACGGCTGGGTGCGCAACCGCCGCGACGGCAGCGTCGAGGCCCTGGCCACCGGCCCCGCCCCGGCCGTGCAGGCGCTGATCGACTGGGCCCACGAAGGCCCGCCCGCCGCGCGCGTGGAGCGGGTGGAGGTGAACGAGGCCCCGCCCGAGGCCCTGGCGGGCTTCATCCAGCGCGAAACGGTGTAG
- a CDS encoding zinc ribbon domain-containing protein YjdM — protein MRAPRARRSAALRSLFCTDDPNAPHHPACPQCGLENTYPDGASYICPDCAFEWPMQADEPQADAPEGDGTVRDANGNPLADGDAVILVKDLKVKGSSTVLKKGSKIKGIRLVDGADGHNVDCKTELGSMLLKSEFLKKA, from the coding sequence ATGCGCGCGCCGCGCGCACGGCGGTCCGCCGCCCTTCGATCCCTTTTTTGCACCGACGATCCCAATGCCCCACACCACCCCGCCTGCCCCCAATGCGGCCTGGAGAACACCTACCCCGACGGCGCCAGCTACATCTGCCCCGACTGCGCCTTCGAATGGCCCATGCAGGCCGATGAACCACAGGCCGACGCCCCCGAGGGCGACGGCACCGTGCGCGACGCCAACGGCAACCCGCTGGCCGACGGCGACGCCGTGATCCTGGTGAAGGACCTCAAGGTCAAGGGCTCGTCCACCGTGCTCAAGAAGGGCAGCAAGATCAAGGGCATCCGCCTGGTGGACGGCGCCGACGGCCACAACGTGGACTGCAAGACCGAGCTGGGCAGCATGCTGCTCAAGTCGGAATTCCTCAAGAAGGCCTGA
- a CDS encoding homoserine dehydrogenase, which produces MAEAAPLRVGMIGIGTVGAGTWRVLRRNQEAIRGRAGRGIEVVAVAARNLARAAAVLEGAEGVELTDDPLRVATHPGVDVLVEVAGGTGPAREWVLAAIAHGKHVVTANKALLAEHGGEVFAAAQRHGVAVAYEGAVAVSIPIVKALREGLTANRIEWVAGIVNGTTNFILTRMRDAGLTFDEALAEAQALGYAEADPAFDVDGVDAAHKATLLAANAFGMPVRFADAHVEGIRTLQALDVACAERLGYRVKLLGIARREAEGVELRVHPALVPAGHLLAQVNGAMNAVLVKGDASGVTMYYGAGAGSEPTASAVIADLVDLARLQCQCSQGAARPSVPPLAFHAQADLPVLGVAAVRTRHYLRVPLADGAAVAQVPLVLADCGVAVQSLVRHAVPGDAAAPVHALVVTHPALDADAQRAAERLGALPACAGAVARLRVEVLE; this is translated from the coding sequence ATGGCCGAAGCCGCGCCCCTGCGCGTGGGCATGATCGGCATTGGCACCGTGGGCGCTGGCACCTGGCGGGTGCTGCGGCGCAACCAGGAGGCCATCCGCGGCCGCGCGGGCCGGGGCATCGAGGTGGTGGCCGTGGCGGCGCGCAACCTGGCGCGCGCCGCCGCCGTGCTCGAAGGTGCCGAGGGTGTGGAGCTGACCGACGACCCGCTGCGCGTGGCCACGCATCCCGGCGTGGACGTGCTGGTGGAGGTGGCCGGCGGCACCGGCCCGGCACGCGAATGGGTTCTGGCCGCCATCGCGCACGGCAAGCATGTGGTGACGGCCAACAAGGCGCTGCTGGCCGAGCATGGCGGCGAGGTGTTCGCCGCCGCGCAGCGGCACGGCGTGGCCGTGGCCTACGAGGGCGCCGTGGCGGTGAGCATCCCCATCGTGAAGGCGCTGCGCGAGGGGCTCACGGCCAACCGCATCGAGTGGGTGGCGGGCATCGTGAACGGCACCACCAACTTCATCCTCACGCGCATGCGCGACGCGGGCCTGACCTTCGACGAGGCGCTGGCCGAGGCCCAGGCGCTGGGCTACGCCGAGGCCGATCCCGCCTTCGACGTGGACGGCGTGGACGCCGCGCACAAGGCCACGCTGCTCGCGGCCAACGCCTTCGGCATGCCCGTGCGCTTTGCCGATGCGCATGTGGAAGGCATCCGCACGCTGCAGGCGCTGGACGTGGCCTGCGCGGAGCGCCTGGGCTACCGCGTGAAGCTGCTGGGCATTGCGCGCCGCGAAGCGGAAGGCGTGGAGCTGCGCGTGCACCCCGCGCTGGTGCCTGCCGGCCACCTGCTGGCCCAGGTGAACGGCGCGATGAACGCCGTGCTCGTGAAGGGCGACGCCTCGGGCGTGACCATGTACTACGGCGCGGGCGCGGGCTCGGAGCCCACGGCCTCGGCCGTGATCGCCGACCTGGTGGACCTGGCGCGCCTACAGTGCCAGTGCAGCCAGGGCGCCGCGCGGCCCAGCGTGCCGCCGCTGGCCTTCCATGCACAGGCCGACCTGCCCGTGCTGGGCGTGGCCGCCGTGCGCACGCGCCACTACCTGCGCGTGCCGCTGGCTGACGGCGCGGCCGTGGCCCAGGTGCCGCTGGTGCTGGCGGACTGCGGCGTGGCCGTGCAATCGCTGGTGCGCCACGCCGTGCCCGGCGACGCGGCGGCGCCCGTGCATGCGCTGGTGGTCACGCACCCGGCGCTGGACGCCGACGCCCAGCGCGCCGCCGAGCGCCTGGGGGCGCTGCCCGCCTGCGCGGGCGCAGTGGCGCGGCTGCGCGTGGAGGTGCTGGAGTAA
- the dnaN gene encoding DNA polymerase III subunit beta, with translation MIVLKATQDKVLAVLQSVSGIVERRHTLPILANVLIRKTGNALQLTTSDLEIQIRTTAELGGDTGDFTTTVGARKLIDILRTMPGDQTVSLESSQNKIILKGGKSRFTLQTLPAEDFPLVQESAAFGPAFSVPQKVLKDLLGQVSFAMAVQDIRYYLNGILFVAEGKQLSLVATDGHRLAFASATLDVEVPKQEVILPRKTVIELQRLLSDAGGDNQPHIEMQFANNQAKFTFGGMEFVTKLVEGKFPDYNRVIPRNHHNSVTLGRAPLLASLQRTAIMTSDKFKGVRLNLEPGLLRVASNNAEQEEAVDELDIDYGGDTIEIGFNVTYLIDALANMGQDMVKVDLADGNSSALMTIPDNDNFKYVVMPMRI, from the coding sequence ATGATTGTCCTGAAGGCAACACAAGACAAGGTTCTCGCGGTTCTGCAGTCGGTGTCCGGCATCGTCGAGCGCCGCCATACGCTGCCCATCCTGGCCAACGTGCTGATCCGCAAGACGGGCAACGCGCTGCAGCTCACCACCAGCGACCTGGAAATCCAGATCCGCACCACGGCCGAGCTGGGGGGCGACACGGGCGACTTCACGACCACCGTGGGCGCGCGCAAGCTCATCGACATCCTGCGCACCATGCCCGGCGACCAGACCGTGAGCCTGGAGTCGAGCCAGAACAAGATCATCCTCAAGGGCGGCAAAAGCCGCTTCACGCTGCAGACCCTGCCGGCCGAGGACTTCCCGCTGGTGCAGGAATCGGCCGCCTTCGGTCCCGCCTTCAGCGTGCCGCAGAAGGTGCTCAAGGACCTGCTGGGCCAGGTCTCGTTCGCCATGGCGGTGCAGGACATTCGCTACTACCTCAACGGCATCCTGTTCGTGGCCGAGGGCAAGCAGCTCAGCCTGGTGGCCACCGACGGCCACCGCCTCGCGTTCGCGAGCGCCACGCTCGACGTGGAAGTTCCCAAGCAGGAAGTCATCCTGCCGCGCAAGACCGTGATCGAGCTGCAGCGCCTGCTGTCCGACGCGGGCGGCGACAACCAGCCCCACATCGAGATGCAGTTCGCCAACAACCAGGCGAAGTTCACCTTCGGCGGCATGGAGTTCGTCACCAAGCTGGTGGAAGGCAAGTTCCCCGACTACAACCGCGTGATCCCGCGCAACCACCACAACAGCGTGACCCTGGGCCGCGCGCCGCTGCTGGCCAGCCTGCAGCGCACCGCCATCATGACCAGCGACAAGTTCAAGGGCGTGCGCCTGAACCTGGAGCCCGGCCTGCTGCGCGTGGCGTCGAACAACGCCGAGCAGGAAGAAGCCGTGGACGAGCTGGACATCGACTACGGCGGCGACACCATCGAGATCGGCTTCAACGTGACCTACCTCATCGACGCCCTGGCCAACATGGGCCAGGACATGGTGAAGGTGGACCTGGCCGATGGCAACAGCTCCGCGCTGATGACCATTCCGGACAACGACAACTTCAAGTACGTCGTGATGCCCATGCGCATCTGA
- a CDS encoding 3'-5' exonuclease has product MPSPIAVIDFETTGMTPAQGARATEVAVVLIEGERVVDRFQSLMKTGVWIPPFITQLTGITNAMVNAAPEAEGVMREAARFVGGAPMVAHNASFDSKFWQSELRYAGLDAPHPFACTVLLSRRVYPDAPSHKLGNLVGHLGLPRAGRAHRALADAEMAAALLARLQRDLSLRFGMAWPEHALLMELQRCARQSMGRLLQRHVQAEVPGLAS; this is encoded by the coding sequence GTGCCGTCCCCCATCGCCGTCATCGACTTCGAGACCACGGGCATGACCCCAGCCCAGGGCGCGCGCGCCACCGAGGTGGCCGTCGTGCTGATCGAAGGCGAGCGCGTGGTGGACCGCTTCCAGAGCCTCATGAAGACGGGCGTGTGGATTCCGCCCTTCATCACCCAGCTCACGGGCATCACCAACGCCATGGTGAATGCCGCCCCCGAGGCCGAGGGCGTGATGCGCGAGGCCGCGCGCTTCGTGGGCGGTGCGCCCATGGTGGCGCACAACGCCTCCTTCGACAGCAAGTTCTGGCAGTCCGAACTGCGGTACGCGGGGCTCGACGCGCCGCACCCGTTCGCCTGCACGGTGCTGCTGTCGCGCCGCGTCTACCCCGACGCGCCCAGCCACAAGCTCGGCAACCTCGTCGGCCACCTGGGCCTGCCGCGCGCGGGCCGGGCCCACCGCGCCCTGGCCGACGCCGAGATGGCCGCCGCGCTGCTCGCGCGCCTGCAGCGCGACCTGAGCCTGCGCTTCGGCATGGCCTGGCCCGAGCATGCGCTGCTCATGGAACTGCAGCGCTGCGCGCGCCAGTCCATGGGCCGGCTGCTGCAGCGCCATGTGCAGGCCGAAGTGCCCGGGCTGGCGTCGTAG
- a CDS encoding diguanylate cyclase domain-containing protein, translated as MAHAASPTAPWLTVSVGIAQADADDTIDRLYQRADTLLYRAKAAGRNRVEVQPGRGA; from the coding sequence ATCGCGCACGCGGCCTCGCCCACGGCGCCCTGGCTCACGGTGAGCGTGGGCATCGCCCAGGCCGACGCCGACGACACCATCGACCGCCTGTACCAGCGTGCCGACACCCTGCTCTACCGCGCCAAGGCCGCGGGCCGCAACCGCGTCGAGGTGCAGCCGGGGCGCGGCGCCTGA
- a CDS encoding ATP-binding protein, which yields MNAPRKALPAIDPGRCTGCGWCVGVCPPHVLSLQVQGGARFGPKRSVLHDAGGCTGCALCAVRCPFDAIRMVRTMTPP from the coding sequence ATGAATGCCCCGCGCAAGGCCCTGCCCGCCATCGACCCCGGCCGCTGCACCGGCTGCGGCTGGTGCGTGGGCGTGTGCCCGCCGCATGTGCTGTCGCTGCAGGTGCAGGGTGGGGCGCGCTTCGGCCCCAAGCGCTCGGTGCTGCACGACGCGGGCGGCTGCACCGGGTGCGCGCTGTGCGCGGTGCGTTGCCCGTTCGACGCGATCCGCATGGTGCGGACGATGACACCCCCTTGA
- the gyrB gene encoding DNA topoisomerase (ATP-hydrolyzing) subunit B, with protein sequence MTADNTLPESEPQGAGEPPKIDTNQAGASEGYGEGAIQILEGLEAVRKRPGMYIGDTSDGTGLHHLVFEVVDNSIDEALAGHCDDIVVTIHSDNSISVTDNGRGIPTGVKMDDKHEPKRSAAEIALTELHAGGKFNQNSYKVSGGLHGVGVSCVNALSKWLRLTVRRDGKVHQIEFARGFVQNRLLETVDGFEVSPMKVTGPTEKRGTEVHFLPDTDIFQQNNEFHYEILAKRLRELSFLNNGVRIRLKDERTGKEDDFSGAGGVKGFVDFINANKKVLHPTAFHAVGSRPADSYGGIPGTEIGVEVAMQWNDGYNESVLCFTNNIPQRDGGTHLTGLRAAMTRVIGKYIADNELAKKAKVEVSGDDMREGLCCVLSVKVPEPKFSSQTKDKLVSSEVRAPVEDIVAKTLTDYLEERPNDAKILCGKIIEAARAREAARKAREMTRRKGVLDGMGLPGKLADCQEKDPALCEIYIVEGDSAGGSAKQGRDRKFQAILPLRGKILNVEKARYEKLLSSNEIVTLITALGTGIGKASAESGKSGVDDFDAAKLRYHRIIIMTDADVDGAHIRTLLLTFFYRQMPELVERGHIYIAQPPLYKVKSGKEELYLKDGPALDSYLLRIALKDASVLTGTNGQILTGDTLAELARKHQTAEAVIARLSAFMDAEALRAIADGVAVNLDSVEQAEASAVAMQAKLAELSTTGVPPEVAGEFDARTDKPVLRISRRHHGNIKSSIITQDFVHGADYAALAEAADTFRGLLGEGAKALRGEGEKQKEEKVGDFRQAMAWLISEAERTTSRQRYKGLGEMNPEQLWETTMDPAVRRLLRVQIDDAIEADRVFTMLMGDEVEPRRDFIETNALRAGNIDV encoded by the coding sequence ATGACCGCTGACAACACGCTTCCCGAGTCCGAACCCCAAGGCGCGGGCGAGCCCCCGAAGATCGACACCAACCAGGCGGGCGCGAGCGAGGGCTATGGCGAGGGCGCGATCCAGATCCTCGAAGGCCTGGAGGCCGTGCGCAAGCGCCCCGGCATGTACATCGGCGACACGTCCGACGGCACGGGCCTGCACCACCTCGTCTTCGAGGTGGTGGACAACTCCATCGACGAGGCCCTGGCCGGCCACTGCGACGACATCGTCGTCACCATCCACAGCGACAACTCCATCAGCGTGACCGACAACGGCCGCGGCATTCCCACGGGCGTGAAGATGGACGACAAGCACGAGCCCAAGCGCAGTGCCGCCGAGATCGCGCTGACCGAACTGCACGCGGGCGGCAAGTTCAACCAGAACAGCTACAAGGTCTCGGGCGGCCTGCACGGCGTGGGCGTGAGCTGCGTGAACGCGCTCAGCAAGTGGCTGCGCCTCACGGTGCGCCGCGACGGCAAGGTGCACCAAATCGAGTTCGCGCGCGGCTTCGTGCAGAACCGCCTGCTGGAGACCGTGGACGGCTTCGAGGTCTCGCCCATGAAGGTGACGGGCCCCACCGAGAAGCGCGGCACCGAGGTGCACTTCCTGCCCGACACGGACATCTTCCAGCAGAACAACGAGTTCCATTACGAGATCCTGGCCAAGCGCCTGCGCGAACTCTCGTTCCTGAACAACGGCGTGCGCATCCGCCTCAAGGACGAGCGCACCGGCAAGGAAGACGACTTCTCGGGCGCCGGCGGCGTCAAGGGCTTCGTGGACTTCATCAACGCCAACAAGAAGGTGCTGCACCCCACGGCCTTCCACGCCGTGGGTAGCCGCCCGGCCGACAGCTACGGCGGCATTCCCGGCACCGAGATCGGCGTGGAAGTGGCCATGCAGTGGAACGACGGCTACAACGAGTCGGTGCTCTGCTTCACCAACAACATCCCGCAGCGCGACGGCGGCACCCACCTCACGGGCCTGCGCGCCGCCATGACGCGCGTGATCGGCAAGTACATCGCCGACAACGAACTGGCCAAGAAGGCCAAGGTGGAAGTGAGCGGCGACGACATGCGCGAAGGCCTGTGCTGCGTGCTGAGCGTGAAGGTGCCCGAGCCCAAGTTCAGCAGCCAGACCAAGGACAAGCTCGTGTCGAGCGAAGTGCGCGCCCCGGTGGAAGACATCGTGGCCAAGACGCTGACCGACTACCTTGAAGAGCGTCCCAACGACGCCAAGATCCTGTGCGGCAAGATCATCGAGGCCGCCCGTGCCCGCGAAGCCGCCCGCAAGGCCCGCGAAATGACGCGCCGCAAGGGTGTGCTCGACGGCATGGGCCTGCCCGGCAAGCTGGCCGACTGCCAGGAAAAAGACCCCGCCCTGTGCGAGATCTACATCGTGGAGGGTGACTCCGCCGGCGGCTCCGCCAAGCAAGGCCGCGACCGCAAGTTCCAGGCCATCCTGCCGCTGCGCGGCAAGATCCTGAACGTGGAAAAGGCGCGCTACGAAAAGCTGCTGTCCAGCAACGAAATCGTCACCCTCATCACGGCCCTGGGCACCGGCATCGGCAAGGCCAGCGCGGAAAGCGGCAAGAGCGGCGTGGACGACTTTGACGCCGCCAAGCTGCGCTACCACCGCATCATCATCATGACCGACGCCGACGTGGACGGCGCCCACATCCGCACCCTGCTGCTCACCTTCTTCTACCGCCAGATGCCCGAACTGGTGGAGCGCGGCCACATCTACATCGCCCAGCCGCCGCTGTACAAAGTGAAGAGCGGCAAGGAAGAGCTGTACCTGAAGGACGGCCCCGCGCTCGACAGCTACCTGCTGCGCATCGCGCTCAAGGACGCCAGCGTGCTCACCGGCACCAACGGCCAGATCCTCACCGGCGACACCCTGGCCGAACTGGCGCGCAAGCACCAGACGGCCGAGGCCGTGATCGCACGCCTGTCGGCCTTCATGGACGCCGAGGCCCTGCGCGCCATCGCCGACGGCGTGGCCGTCAACCTCGACAGCGTGGAACAGGCCGAGGCCAGCGCCGTGGCCATGCAGGCCAAGCTGGCCGAACTGTCCACCACCGGCGTGCCGCCCGAAGTGGCCGGCGAGTTCGACGCGCGCACCGACAAGCCCGTGCTGCGCATCAGCCGCCGCCACCACGGCAACATCAAGAGCAGCATCATCACGCAGGACTTCGTGCACGGCGCGGACTACGCCGCCCTGGCCGAAGCCGCCGACACCTTCCGCGGCCTGCTGGGCGAGGGCGCCAAGGCCCTGCGCGGCGAAGGCGAAAAGCAGAAGGAAGAAAAGGTGGGCGACTTCCGCCAGGCCATGGCCTGGCTCATCAGCGAAGCCGAACGCACCACCAGCCGCCAGCGCTACAAGGGCCTGGGCGAGATGAACCCCGAGCAGCTGTGGGAAACCACGATGGACCCCGCCGTGCGCCGCCTGCTGCGCGTGCAGATCGACGATGCGATCGAGGCGGACCGGGTGTTCACCATGCTGATGGGGGACGAGGTGGAGCCGCGGCGGGACTTCATCGAAACGAATGCGCTGCGCGCTGGCAATATCGACGTTTAA
- a CDS encoding PLP-dependent aminotransferase family protein, producing the protein MNTASRTGRTGAGPARTGRRLYEQLRAQIAGGGLAPGAALPSTRTLALEWGISRTTVTAVYEQLAAEGYLDTSARTRARVAAGAASAMPTPPRQAQRQAEAAAPAHLSAYGQRMAALAWPLPTSTPKGAVDFVYGALAATDFPTLAWRRAYSAALLRRQPRLSYGAPEGEAALRTALQGYLHRARGLACAAEQILIVHGSQQALDLCARVLIDPGDHAVVEDPCYPAVRHVLQAAGARLLPVPVDEHGLHTDALPARARTRLAFVTPSHQFPLGGVMPIARRHALLQWAARRGAYVIEDDYDGEFRYGQRPIDALQSLDGARTVIYVGTFSKALSPQLRLGYMVLPPALVDVFRRAKRVTDRHAPTLDQLALAALIESGAYERHIRRMRREHERRRERLLQAIAQHLPPWAGAVVEGAAAGLHLILWLRGLPARHEAALIARARALGVVAYPVAPLYAAPAGQGGCAGLVLGYASLTLAQIERGIRLLAAALGEMGQSGPPARSRPG; encoded by the coding sequence ATGAACACCGCCAGCCGCACCGGCCGCACGGGCGCGGGGCCCGCACGCACGGGCCGCCGCCTGTACGAACAACTGCGCGCGCAGATCGCGGGCGGCGGCCTCGCGCCCGGCGCGGCCCTGCCCTCCACGCGCACGCTCGCGCTCGAATGGGGCATCTCGCGCACCACCGTCACGGCCGTGTACGAACAGCTCGCGGCCGAGGGCTACCTCGACACCTCGGCCCGCACCCGTGCGCGCGTGGCGGCGGGTGCCGCATCCGCCATGCCCACGCCGCCCCGGCAAGCGCAGCGGCAGGCCGAGGCGGCGGCACCCGCCCACCTCTCGGCCTACGGCCAGCGCATGGCGGCCCTGGCGTGGCCCCTGCCCACGTCCACGCCAAAGGGCGCGGTCGATTTCGTCTACGGCGCCCTGGCGGCCACCGACTTCCCCACGCTGGCCTGGCGCCGGGCCTACAGCGCCGCGCTGCTGCGCCGCCAGCCGCGCCTGTCGTACGGCGCGCCCGAGGGCGAGGCCGCGCTGCGCACCGCGCTGCAGGGCTATCTGCACCGCGCGCGTGGGCTGGCCTGCGCGGCCGAGCAAATCCTCATCGTGCACGGCTCGCAGCAGGCGCTGGACCTGTGCGCGCGCGTGCTCATCGACCCCGGCGACCACGCCGTGGTCGAAGACCCCTGCTACCCCGCCGTGCGCCACGTGCTGCAGGCCGCGGGCGCGCGGCTGCTGCCCGTGCCCGTGGACGAGCACGGCCTGCACACCGACGCGCTGCCCGCCCGGGCGCGCACGCGCCTGGCCTTCGTCACGCCCTCGCACCAGTTCCCGCTGGGCGGCGTCATGCCCATCGCCCGCCGCCATGCGCTGCTGCAGTGGGCCGCGCGGCGTGGCGCCTACGTGATCGAGGACGACTACGACGGCGAATTCCGCTACGGCCAGCGGCCCATCGACGCGCTGCAGTCGCTCGACGGCGCACGCACGGTGATCTACGTGGGCACCTTCTCCAAGGCGCTGTCGCCCCAGCTGCGCCTGGGCTACATGGTGCTGCCGCCCGCGCTGGTGGACGTGTTCCGCAGGGCCAAGCGCGTGACCGACCGGCACGCCCCCACGCTGGACCAACTGGCCCTGGCCGCGCTGATCGAGAGCGGCGCTTACGAACGCCACATCCGCCGCATGCGCCGCGAGCACGAACGCCGGCGCGAGCGGCTGCTGCAGGCCATCGCCCAGCACCTGCCGCCCTGGGCCGGTGCCGTGGTGGAGGGCGCGGCAGCGGGCCTGCACCTCATCCTGTGGCTGCGCGGCCTGCCCGCGCGGCACGAGGCCGCGCTCATCGCCCGGGCGCGCGCGCTGGGCGTGGTGGCCTACCCCGTGGCGCCGCTGTACGCAGCCCCTGCGGGCCAGGGCGGCTGCGCGGGCCTGGTGCTGGGCTACGCCAGCCTCACGCTCGCGCAGATCGAGCGCGGCATCCGCCTGCTGGCGGCGGCATTGGGCGAGATGGGCCAGAGCGGCCCGCCCGCGCGGTCCCGGCCCGGCTAG